GTTTCAAGCGGCAATATTTCACGAGTCAGTGTTAAGTTtgcattatgtacattttttattcagCCATCCTCGTCGCTAGAATGTTGCATACAATAAGAGAGCAGACAGGTGCAGCTTGTCTTATTCCTGACGCAAACAATGTCTCCCACCACAAATACTTTACAGGAAACAAACAGCCCTGTTGTCATGTACGCAGGTACATTGGACTTTACTACAACTTGACCCTCCCAGCATTTCCGACATTTTGCCCTAGTTGCAGGGCAAATTTTCCCATCGGAGGTGGGGTGACGGGTTGCCCAGGTTCATCAGCTGTTGGCAGTTTCTGCTGTGGGCTTAAATACCAATACCCGCCACCCACCCAGACACAATCACCGAGTCTTTTTCCAAGCAATTTACTGATTTTTCACTCATGGGTTACTcgctttcatttttgtgtttctctTGCTCTTTGGCTGCGTTGTTTCAGCCCTAACCGATCTCCCGATTTAGACCCTTTTCTGTTTCGTGTCTGTCTCTCCTGGTTTACCCTTTAAAAAAGCTTATCAGTTCCCCAGTACAACATCACCTTGCACCGTTTCACTTGTAATATCTCCCACATTGTGTGCGTCAATGATCAAACGTTAGTATacacagagtttaaaaaaagattttttgctACTATCTAAACGATACttatcatgtttatttattaccTTTATAGCTTTAGAAAGGGGACTGCGGCAGCGTTTGGGATGCAACGTTTCTTCCTGATTATGAGCACCGCACGCCTTTATAGATGAATGCACATTATTTTAGTACAAGTTCCGCTGAAAGATGATATAtctgtttgtatttctttttcaggAACTTTAATATAACCTTTTAAAACTGCTTAACTGGAGTTGTCTAAAGCACTATCCAGATGTTGCATTTTACTTGACATCTGGTGTAGTTTAATTGatgtttccttatttagttttagatgacaaatacaaaaaatgccatcagactaaacaaatGGATTTCTGTATATCTAGAATACATGCAATAAAAGTATTAGCTATATTGCAGCTCTCTGTGCTCCATTATGTGACTCTCTCATTGCAGTCTCTGTCTTTGAGGACTATTCCACTCAAGCTCAGCTTACTACAGTACATTTGTTAGCGTTATTTTAAGTGCCATTTTTATCTTGCATATCCCTCTGAGAAGTAATTGTGCTTTTGGGTCTTTGTCCACAAGCAGAGTTAAAATCAGCCCCTTTTGTCCCAGTAGTTTCAGTCTACCACAATGACAACTCCTAAGTTAAGATGTATTTATTAAGATCTTTGTGCACAATTTAAAGTTATAGAATATGGAATATAGTGAATTCCTAATAAATTAACactaaacaatacaaaaataaataataagatagCAGCGGCCAGTGGAGTCGCTTTGGCTGCTCAGAATCCTGCCTCCTTCATCAGTGAAGCGTCGATGGTACTGATGGTGTTTTTTTTGTCTCAGCTGTGAGGTCCAGCCTCAGTCAACAGTCATCCCTCACAAGTGTTGCACTCGCTGCTCCAGATGTTGCAGCTGTTCTTCAATCTCATAAGGCAGGTCATCACCAACTTGCTCCTCAAAATACTTCTGGGTGTCATGCACCTCCTGTTCCCAGAAGTCTTTAGGGATGCTGAAGAGTTCCTTGAGGTTGATGTCCTTCATGCCTTTCAAATTAAGAGTACCTACAGCTGGCAGGTAACCAATGGCAGAAGGGAAGACTCCCACCTCTCCATCCAGCCTCTTGAACATCCACTCCAGGACGCGGGCATTCTCACCATACCCTGGCCATAAGAAACCTTGTTGATCTTTGCGAAACCAATTGACGTGGAAGATTTTGGGCAGCTTGGCTTCTGGGAAGTGTTCCATGCTTAGCCAGTGGGTCAGATATTTGCCAAAGTTGTAACCAAAGAATGGCCTCATTGCAAAGGGGTCATGCATGATGATCTTCCCTGTGGGCCCAAAACAGAAGTATTAGGACGCTACAGTTCACAGGAGTCACAGATCATAAGCTTTGCCTATCTCAGGTACCCATTGACCAGCCCACCCTCTGCTTATTTACCTTTGTGCTCTGCAGCTGCTGTAGCTTCTGATCTCATGGCTGCACCGACAAAAACCCCATGCTGCCAATTGAAAGCCTCATACACCAGTGGCACACCTAAATTAGAAAGCAGAACATAAGTATGTGATTGCCAGTCTCCCTACAGTTCCAGACCCATTGTCATTGTCAGTATGTTCTTGTTTCTGAAGTTGCTACCTTTCATTAGCACCCCCTCATTACTGCTGATCTATCATTGTCACGTACACCACCCCTTCACTAGaacactgttgtttttattacCACCCCTACACTAATGctccagagacactttaactaagctaatgttatttattgtgcttaccctgtggtcgtCGTCCTCCGAAAATGATTCCCTCGATTGGAACACCTTCTGGAGATTCCCACATGGGGTCAATTGTTGGGCACTGGTTGGCAGGTGCACAGAAGCGAGAGTTGGGGTGAGCACATGGCTCCTCTGCAAAAAATTGAATTTGTAGGTAAGGTGATGACTGGACTGGAACTTTTGTAGAATGATTGGCCTGTCCAGGAAATGCTCCTTACCACTTTCTGGGTCCCATGACTGGTTCTTCCATGAGACAAGACTGACACCCTCTGATAGTGGCTCATCTATGCCTTCCCAGTAGACTCCTCCATCACTGGTCTCAGCCACGTTGGTAAAGATTGTGTTATGACAGATTGTCTTCATGGCGTTGGGGTTTGTTTTCATGGAGGTCCCAGGTGCCACCCCAAAGAACCCATTCTCGGGATTGATGGCTCTGAGGGTACCTGCAGAAAATGAAGGAAGAATAGATCAGTTCAGTACAGGCAAACAAAATTAGCAAAGTTTACAGTGTGGACATTGAcctcttttattgttttctctGTGAAGTAGAATCTGATTTCTCTAAGTATTCTAAGTAGGTATACTGCAATGGAGAGGAACCCAAGACTAATTGTAGGAGTACATGGTCCAAGTTATAGAAATCCAAGGAAAACTCAGTAGGTGCATTCAGGTTTACTACAAGGGAAAGAAACCCAATTTTACATTGTCAATTACCCAGAGGGGCAAAAATCCAGAGAATCTCCTCAGGTTTGTTTCCAAATGAATACAAATTGTTAGACCAGATCTGATAGGGCATTTTAATCTGCAGGAACTGAGCAGGAACCAAATGAGACCTTGACAAGCTTGTCCCCAAGAAAACAAGCCCTGAAGCACCAGTTAATAAGAAGAGTCACTTGTCACACACTTCAGGTTTCAAAGCAAAGTGCAAGTTAATGAGGGTGGCAACAACGGAGGACAGGACCCTAGCAGAATGCCTAGCATAGCTGAGTGAATCCGATTAGAAACATTCATAAAGAGTCAATAAAAATGGCCTACCTTCTTTGTCAAACTTCATCCATGCAATGTCATCTCCGACACCACTCAACCCTTCCACCCTGGCAGGCTCGGCTGCATCATTGCCAGGTTAGTCTTCCCACAGGCACTTGGGAAGGCCTGCAGCAAAGTACTTCTTGGAGCCTTCGGGGTTTGTGATACCCAGAATCTGATGAAAAAATCAGTagatttaactaaaaaaaaacaagtccagAATGGCCAGTGAACAGTGTGAGTCCTTCTAATAACTGGAACATTTCTTACCAGCATGTGTCAGCCAGCCACCCCTCGTCCTTTGCAATCTTGGAAGCAATCCTCAGCGCAAAGCATTTCTTTCCCAGTAATGAATTTCCTCCATAACCACTGCCAAATGAGATAATCTTTCTCTGGTCAGGGATGTGGGCCACCAGAGTAAGGTCAGGATTGCACGGCCAGTTATTGATCAATGGCTCTGAATGTAAGAGAAGACACACAGGTTAAAGCCAGTGTGACGGAAGACACAGGGATCTGGCAGGATCTTAAGCGTCAGTAAAGAGCAACTTACTCTTGAGAGGTAATGGGCAGCCCACTGAATGAAGGCATTGTACAAAGCTGTTGTTTCCCAAAGCCTCAAGGACTGAAGATCCCATCCGTGTCATCACTCGCATGCTGACCACTACATATGGAGAGTCAGTGAGTTGCACGCCAATCTTGGAGAGTGGAGAGCCCAGTGGTCCCATGCTGAAAGGAATGGCGTACATGGTGCGACCTGAAAGAACAGAATGTGCGTTAGCATATATCCACTGCTCTAGAAGTCTGCTGTTAATATGTGTTCTCAGTATAGAGTCATACAGACCACCATCAGTGGTCCAGGGCCAGTCATTTTTTACCTACCTTTCATGCACCCTGGAAAGCGCATGTTGAACCGCTTCTCCTCAAACTCCTCCTCAGACATTCCAGCGGCCAGTTGGCTGACTCCACTCTTGGGAATAGGAATGGCATCCCTCTGCTCCTGGCACACAATCACGGTTCGGCTCTCAACCGAGCCCACCATCCCTGGGGTCTGTGCGTGCAAGCAAGCTGTTGGGGGGAAAACAGAAGACCTAGTTAGTAACCACAAGGTGTGTCTTTTCATAAAAGACACAACTTTATCAAGCACCAGTCAGTCACACAGAGTCAGACTTGTAAGCAGCCATCCCCCTTCCTGGTCACTCACCAGTTCTCATATTTGGACAGTTTCTTGATTATGCCTTGTTCCTCTAGCACGGCCAGCATTTTCTTGTTCTCTTCCTCTGAGCCATCACAAATGTGTAAGCTCTCCGGCTGGCACAGGGTGATGCTGGCATCTATGAAATCCCTCAGAGCTGGGCTTAGACTGCTCAGGTTGCCTTGAACAATCCTGATGGAGGCAGCTGGCTGAGAGTGCAACTGGGGTGGCATTGTTCCTAATAAACAAACTCAGTTAGAGCCAAGGCACTTGGGTCCATATGCCTGTTGAAGAGGGACAGATGGACGGCACATATATCTGAAAGCCACCTTCAGAACCCTATAGTACACCTCAGGAACATTTGTTAGTGCTCTAGAGCAGACACTGCAGAGTGAATATTAACAGTGTCAGTAAAATGTCTACCACAGATTGACCAGTATGATGACTGCAGATTGACTGGTACATTTTATATAGAATAGTCAACACAGATTGACCACTTCAGTTTGCACAGAGCTGTCACTACATAGTGACCAGTTTGGTGTCTGTAGAGCAGTAAAGTGACCAGCAAAGTTTCTTTAGAGCAGTCACCAGAAAGTAATCAGTGTGGTGTGCATAGAACAGTCACTACAAAGAGACAGGCACAGCATCTACTGAACAGTCACCAGAGACTGACCAGTGCAGAGTACTTAGAATAGTCAGCGCAGGGAGACTATTGCAGTGTTTATAAAGCAGTAATTATGTAGTGACCAATGCAGTCTTTATAGACTAGTCACAATGGAGTAGCCAGCACAGTATCTTTAAAGAAGTCACCACAAGGAACATTTATGCATCTTTATATATGCATAAAGATGTCACAATGGAGTGATCACTACAGTATCTATAAAACAGACACTGCAGGTGACAGTAGACTGATCAACCTCTGTGTCTAAATGGCATCCACTACAAAGGGACCAATATCAGTGTATGCAGCATATAGCAGTTACTACAGAGTGACCAGGGCAGTATTTTATGGCAACTATCAGAGTGACCAGCATAATGTCTATAGGACAGTCACCTAAAGAGCTGATCAATATGATGTCAGTTTTGCAGTCACCAAAGAGTGGACCAGTATGCTTTTTATAGAGCTGTCACTATAGAGTTTCCAGGACAGCAGAATGTAATCACTTCAGTGTCTATAGACACTTGCCACCCGTGTTTGACCAGTACACCATCTACTGTACATAGCAACATGCAAGTTACAAGGAAAGTACAGATAAGCCACCTCAAAGTGGCCAATATGATGTTCATCGGAAGAGTAGCTAAAGAATTTTCAATGCAGTGTGTATAGGTTTCTACATAATGAATAACAGAGAATGACCAGTTCAGCACACCAATACAATGTGTACAGAGCATGACACGAATAGGCAGCCAAGCAGATTTCTAAAGTATCTGTTATCTCACTTGTCCCAGATATAAATGAATGAGCTGACCACGGGGGGAAGCCAGCACTCTGTCTACAGTGCACCTGCCAGAATGTGAGTTATCTACAGAAGAGTTAAAGTGGATTGCCCACTACAGCAGGTCTGGGCAGGATCCCAGTAGCAAAATCAGACATTTGAGTTTCCaaagcattttcaaaataattttcatgCAATTCCATGTAAACTATTAGTGGATACAGAATGACCCCATGCCAGCCCTCTTCATACTCACTGTGGATGCTTCTGGTTTTCTCTCtgcctctcttttgtcttttctcagTGGAGGTCTGTGTTCTCTGTGTTCTGCCTGTTCCTGGTCAGTGCCCCTTAAATACTATCTACTGctcaccccacccccccccccccgccaccaTTCCCAGCAGGTGCCAACTTATGATCAACTATTAACATGCACGTAAAAGGTTAATTATTCAACAGCTGATTGAAAATATTGTGAAGCTCAAACTGCAGCGTTCAGCAGCCTCTGATGCAATGCAATCTGTGTCCCCATTGACGCAAGCACTTTGGCTGAACATTCCGCAATCCCACTCCACAGCCTACTGTCCCGATTGGCTCCCATCCCTGGGGGCTTGAGCCAGGTGTAAGAGTTACGAGAGAGTGAGTGACGATTGTGCTAGCAGGTGGCATCAGGAAGAGGGAGGGAAGCAGAGTAAAAGCAGCCTTGGAAGAGCTGTCTGCTCCCCCAAGATTAGACAAAAAGTAGAATCAGCATAGTGGCACCCACATCCAGGACCTATGGAGAATTACACTTCGGAAATACTGTGAGAAGCCCTAGTAGAGTAGAAAGGCAAAATGGAAGAAGTTGGACATCACATTTTGTCATTTCTCTTTGTGTGGTCTTTTAAATTGCGTGCTTTAACATGCTCTCTTTTATTCATTGCACCATTCCTTTATAACTGCTCTTTATGATAAAATGGAAACTCTAGCTTTTCTTAAATTGTCCAAAGGAAGCTGACTTGAACTGAGTTCAGCTAAAACTATACACAGGAAAAGGAAGTTCCTTGTAGAATAAAGGTGTCCTCATGTCTGACTGAGTTCCTGGACCCAGACAAATGGAAGCCGCTTGCAAAGCTGATCTGTCTGTGTAGAGAGGAATTGATGCTGTTTATGAAGTAAGGTAGATGGAAGTACCTGCTAGAGCAGATCACATACAGCCAGAAAGTCAGAAGCACCTTGTAGGGGAGATGGAAGAGACTCACAATCCTGCAGAGAACAGAGGAACATTCACAGAGAAGAGACACACTAGTAGATAGACACACTGAACAGAGATAAGCATCCACTTGGGGCAGATAGAAGGTTTTTGTAAAGCATGGGCACCTACATAGATGGAAGCCCCCATCCCCCACCACCCAGAGATCACAGATATCCAGATTTGTGGAAGCCCTTTGTAGAACAGAGTCACTTGGACAGCAGAGTTGGGAGCTATTTAAAGAGTGCAGATGGCCTCATGCAGGAGAGGGAAAGTCACTATCAgagcagcagcagtagtagtggtagtagtagaaGAATGGTCACGTGTTCAGAATatggtgaaattcttatttgtatatCCAACCAGTGACAatcatgtcaccactctccagtgccatgataaataagaatgtattTAAATTAACTCTATTTTATCTAATGGAAAACACAACCCAATATATACATGATGCACCCTTCACCCCTGTTCATTTATGCTCCCAGTTCTCAAATCTTGTGGGAGAAAATGCTGGCAAAGACTCCAGTATATGTTGTTAGCCAGGCAGTTCTTAAAGTCACCCATGGGACATGAGTATCCTATTAGGGCTGAGAGGATCCACACAGAGTTTTAAACCGATGTCTGCAATCTGCATTTGTGTGATGTGGATGGATGTCCTGTGGGGAGAAGGGAGGAATCAGTAGCAGGACATTCCTCAAGAAAAAACTGTGCCAATCAGATTAAATATCTCACAAAGAGGGATTGTTGGGTGAATTCATAATGGATCAGAAGGTCCCGTGGAAGTTTCCCAAAGAAGAAGTGCCTTGGGTATAAAGGGTCCACATTCACAGGGGAATGAAACACCAACAGGTTGTGCTAGAAAGTTCGACTAAAGCAAACCATGACCTGCAAGTAGAAGAAAAGGAACCCCCAAGCACTCAGAGAAGCTCATCAAGGCCCTGAGCAGACTGAAGAGGGGAAGATAATGACAGAGTATTCTAGATAGATGCCCAGTCAGTTGCCTCAGGATCACCAGTCTGATGGACCCTACAGAAGACCACAGTTATTGCTGCATAAATAACTGGAACTGTCCTGAAGTAGAGACCCCAGTGTATATAGAGCAATAAAGTGACCAGAGAAGTATCCAGAGACCAAATGTCATAAAACAATGTagataaaaccaacaaaatggcCAGTGAATTCTGACTAATAGAGTGTCTATAAAGCAGTACTCACACTGTGCCCAGAGTACTGTCTTTAGAGCAGTCATAATGAAGTGACTGGGGCACAGTATAAAGTGGCTGGTGCAGTGGGCATCACTCACCATGGAGTGACAGTTTGGTAGCTATACAGtgaacagtacagtatctgtACAACATACTTATAGAACAGTCACCCTAGAGTGACCATTACAGTTTATACAAAGTTATCAGCATTGTAGCCAACAGAGTGTCTAAGAACTGGCCATGAAGCAGTTAACAGTGTCTATAGAGCAATAACAACTAAGTGACTGGTACAGTACATTTAGAAACAGTACAGTGTCTATTAAGCAGTCACCAAGGAATGACCAATATGACAGAAGGATCACCCTAGAGTGATCAATACTGTGTATAAAGAGCAATCAACACAAACTGACTAACACAGTGTCTATAGAATTGCGACAAGAGTGGCCAGTACACTGTCTACAAAACAACTACCATAGTGGCATAAACTGGCAAATACTATGTCTATTCAGCAACCTGTGCAAAATGACCAATACAGTTTATCATGACAGAGCAGAAGCAAGTCACCTCTATGACCAATGCAAACTTGCATGTATAAAGCCCTCACACCAGACACCCTCCTATAAAAGCATTGGCAGCGCACATCAAAAGCTCTGGAGAATCTGATCAAAGTTCTCTGAAAGCCTCTGCTGATCTCACTCTTGCTGTGCTAGAAGAGTGGCTGTGTGCCAGCTCTGACTAGTTCAGCTACTCTGGC
This genomic interval from Erpetoichthys calabaricus chromosome 10, fErpCal1.3, whole genome shotgun sequence contains the following:
- the LOC114659464 gene encoding LOW QUALITY PROTEIN: phosphoenolpyruvate carboxykinase, cytosolic [GTP] (The sequence of the model RefSeq protein was modified relative to this genomic sequence to represent the inferred CDS: inserted 1 base in 1 codon; deleted 4 bases in 3 codons) — its product is MPPQLHSQPAASIRIVQGNLSSLSPALRDFIDASITLCQPESLHICDGSEEENKKMLAVLEEQGIIKKLSKYENCLLARTDPRDVGSVESRTVIVCQEQRDAIPIPKSGVSQLAAGMSEEEFEEKRFNMRFPGCMKGRTMYAIPFSMGPLGSPLSKIGVQLTDSPYVVVSMRVMTRMGSSVLEALGNNSFVQCLHSVGCPLPLKKPLINNWPCNPDLTLVAHIPDQRKIISFGSGYGGNSLLGKKCFALRIASKIAKDEGWLAXHMLILGITNPEGSKKYFAAAFPSACGKTNLAMMQPSLPGWKLSGVGDDIAWMKFDKEGTLRAINPENGFFGVAPGTSMKTNPNAMKTICHNTIFTNVAETSDGGVYWEGIDEPLSEGVSLVSWKNQSWDPESEEPCAHPNSRFCAPANQCPTIDPMWESPEGVPIEGIIFGGRRPQGVPLVYEAFNWQHGVFVGAAMRSEATAAAEHKGKIIMHDPFAMRPFFGYNFGKYLTHWLSMEHFPEAKLPKIFHVNWFRKDQQGFLWPGYGENARVLEWMFKRLDGEVGVFPSAIGYLPAVGTLNLKGMKDINLKELFSIPKDFWEQEVHDTQKYFEEQVGDDLPYEIEEQLQHLEQRVQHL